A single window of Pogoniulus pusillus isolate bPogPus1 chromosome 11, bPogPus1.pri, whole genome shotgun sequence DNA harbors:
- the KCNJ16 gene encoding inward rectifier potassium channel 16: MRKMPEHSGSYRPVSIQGNKIRYRGAAQESPKMGVKRLQKRFLHKDGSCNVYFKHIFGEWESYVVDIFTTLVDIKWRHMFVIFSLSYVLSWLFFGLVFWLIAVQHGDIFNDEEITPCVANVHSFTGAFLFSLETQTTIGYGYRCVTEECSVAILMVILQSVLSCIIDTFIIGAALAKMATARKRAQTIRFSYYAVVGLRDDKFCLMWRIGDFRPNHMVEGSVRAQLLRYKEDKEGRMTMEYKDLKLLNDQIILVTPVTVVHEIDSESPLYGLDRKALAKDTFEILVTFVYTGDSTGTSHQSRSSYVPREILWGHRFNDVLHVKKKYYKVDCLQFEETTEVYAPHCSAMQLDRKEREWNWSEKTQKKEPETSVLEMKSFNPNKKSFSAVALITSCEDPEEPVPADNQPSGEDSYKKAAVTLSRLSVESQI, encoded by the coding sequence ATGAGAAAGATGCCTGAGCACAGCGGTAGCTATAGACCTGTAAGCATACAGGGAAACAAGATCCGTTACCGAGGTGCTGCCCAAGAAAGCCCTAAAATGGGAGTGAAAAGATTGCAGAAGAGATTTCTCCACAAGGATGGCAGCTGCAATGTGTACTTCAAGCACATCTTTGGGGAATGGGAGAGCTATGTAGTGGACATATTCACCACGCTGGTGGACATCAAATGGCGCCACATGTTTGTGATATTCTCCTTGTCCTATGTTCTTTCCTGGTTGTTTTTTGGGCTAGTCTTCTGGCTGATAGCAGTGCAGCACGGAGATATATTCAACGATGAGGAAATAACCCCTTGTGTTGCAAACGTCCACAGCTTCACAGGAGCATTCCTCTTCTCCCTggaaacccaaaccaccatcGGCTACGGCTACCGCTGCGTGACAGAAGAGTGCTCTGTTGCAATCCTCATGGTCATCCTCCAGTCGGTATTGAGCTGCATTATTGACACCTTCATAATCGGAGCAGCCCTGGCAAAAATGGCCACGGCTCGCAAAAGAGCTCAAACCATTCGGTTCAGCTACTATGCTGTCGTTGGCCTGAGGGATGACAAATTCTGCCTGATGTGGCGCATTGGTGATTTCCGCCCGAACCACATGGTTGAGGGCTCTGTACGAGCTCAGCTGCTGCGCTACAAGGAAGACAAGGAAGGGAGAATGACAATGGAATACAAGGACTTGAAGCTGCTTAATGATCAGATCATACTTGTTACGCCCGTGACAGTTGTACATGAAATCGATAGTGAGAGTCCCCTGTATGGTCTCGACAGGAAAGCTCTGGCCAAGGACACCTTTGAAATCTTGGTCACGTTTGTCTACACAGGTGACTCGACAGGAACTTCACACCAGTCAAGAAGCTCCTATGTCCCCAGAGAGATCCTCTGGGGCCATAGGTTTAACGATGTCTTACATGTAAAGAAGAAATATTATAAGGTGGATTGTTTGCAGTTTGAAGAGACCACCGAGGTTTATGCTCCCCACTGCAGTGCCATGCAACTGGATCGCAAGGAACGGGAATGGAACTGGAGTGAGAAGACACAGAAAAAGGAACCAGAGACATCAGTACTGGAAATGAAGTCATTTAACCCTAACAAGAAATCGTTCAGTGCAGTTGCCCTCATCACCAGTTGTGAAGATCCAGAAGAGCCAGTGCCAGCTGACAATCAGCCTTCTGGAGAAGATTCTTATAAGAAAGCAGCTGTGACCTTAAGTAGGCTATCAGTAGAGTCCCAGATCTAG